The Punica granatum isolate Tunisia-2019 chromosome 4, ASM765513v2, whole genome shotgun sequence sequence TCACATtcaatttacaaaatttatttGATGCGACCAGTCAAGCTTCTTATTTGCGGATAAGTTCATTATATTATGAAAAGCACCTTATTCCAATAACATTAATTGCATTCCAACGAACCAAATGCTGACTTCCGATCATCTAGCTTAGGAgaggggaaagaaaaagagaaaacattcaatttggtcctcgaaAAATTAGTTTGCTAACCATTTGATCTCTCAATGAATTTTGCCAACACTTTGGTCCTCGACATATTAGTTGGCcaacaatttggtcctcaaagaTCAAATGGCCAACAATTTGACCATCGAAAAATCGTTCTGCCAAACATTTTAGTCCCGACGTTAACTGACCGTCAACACTGTGACGATAATCTGACATAAGAAGCTAATAAGACACATCCTTAACTAACgacaattgaaaatttgattttttaatccTAAACCCGATATGACATCGTTTTGGTTGATTTACCCTTCATCTTATACATCGAAATTGAGAATCTCAACTAATTTGGAATCAACCGAGGTGGTCCAACTTGCACGAAACATGTGATGGAGTTGTTAATTTTGCCACTCATTCACCGTGTCTTTATACTTTGCTGAGCTATTTTCGAAGTTAGGATTGAAAAGGGAAAGGGGAATGGCGGGATTTACAGAGTTAAGGGAGTGAAAATGTGAACTTCTTTCAGTATGGTGAGGGATAGAACGATATTGTTCAGTTTCAACGCGGTTGTGGATTTTTTAGGGGAAAGAGGAACAAATGACCAAAACGATGTCATATAGGATTTTTGTTCGGCAAAACAGCCTTTCGAGACCAAATTATAGACCAAATGATATTTTAGGACTAAATTATTGGCAAAATTCATTGAGTGATCAAATTGTTGACAAATTGATTTTTGGATGATCAAATTGAATGTTTTCTCAAagaaaaaacaacaaaatgtaAAAAGAAGATGTAATATAATGACACATATCTTTGAtcgataattaaaaaatttcgtatacctttattagttattaaaatttttattttattatattaaatttatgaatCTTTATTGTaattggtaaaaaaaaaaagcaaaaagttatgggaaaaataaaaaattactcaGACTTTGATTAGCTGAGGGAGAAAATACAGTCACCTAAGCAAAAAGAAGATCGAAAGTAAATAACAGGAAAAGGACAGCGTCGATGAAGGGAGCCGCGGAGAAGCCGAGCGTGCGAATCACGGCCAGAGACAGGGAGCAGCGAGTGGGGTCCACTCGCCCACTTTCTTCCATACACCTGCAGTGATTTCGACCTTCCGATCTCGCCCCCGTCAGTCGCATTCTCTTCTCCGCCCAAAAAACCTCTCATTTATggcgctctctctctctctccctctctctttcttattCGAATTTGGTCCGACTAGTTAAGGGTCTGTTTATTTTCGCAACAAAatttaactcaattcaactcaacttcacttatcttcaattcaacatcacaattattacttttttttttttaaatatttttaacaatttaattcaatttttaatattaaattctctcaactattcattactttttcacaattcaacaacacaattattacttaatcattattttctctcaattatttattactttttcacacttttctcataattcaacaatacaattattacaaacaaattaaaaacaaaactcaactcaactctcaatccaaataCACTCTAAATAGCCACGAGAATACTTTATAAGTTTACGGGGGCAAGTCAATTCTATTATAGGCCGTGCAGATTACATGATTTTCGGGATGATTTAAACTTAAGATTTTCTCAAAGAAGCACCTCCTTTAAATAGTCTATACGAGTTAACtcacttcttttttattaatgaatCAATTATTTATCCATTACAATTCATTCgtcattttctttctcattATTAATGAGATTTATGgtcaaatataataaaataaaattttaataataaagtgACACGAGTATATCACGAGTATCTAACTTGGAGCATCCTTTGGAAGCTCAATCGCCTTCAACTATTTTAATTCGACTCGAATCGATTTATTAATAGTTAAAACTCTcacaattaataattttatttttcattcacgaattttttacttaaaattttgaaataaacgTCAAACTGTTAGAATCAATTCTCGTTATTATACACTCATTTGATTCGTTCATTAATTTATAACTATTAATTAGttcattttgcaattttttttttaattttcacgaACAAACGGcatctcactctctctctctttctctctctctcacgctCATCAATGGAGACCTTCTCGGCTTCGtaaatcctctctctctctctctctttctcacacacacagagacttacttttctgctctacCCTCccagttttctttttcacctCCATTATTACGAAGAAGGCTTTGTCTCACACCGCAGCAGTAGTCCCCTCTCCTCTTCCACTTCGCCTTCTCTGCGGCATTCTCAGGTCACATGGCTTCTTCGCTCTCAGGTTCgtaaactctctctctctctctctctccctctccacTTCCCTCCACCTGTCGCTTTCATCTTCTTCGTTTCGACAATGCCGGAATGATTGAGGTTCCTCTGGTCTCGACAATGTGGGTACGAGCGTGAGCACATTTGTTCGGATGGGCCGCTGTTTCCCATTTCTGGGAGATTTGGTGTTGAGTTTTGGGTGATCGGACGCTGGCTTGCTGCTCATGTGAAAGAGTTTAGCTTTCTGATGATAATGGCCATAAATATATGATCATCGTTGTTTATGTCGTCCCACATTGCCCTCGCATGTCTGAAAATTGAATAACTGAACTGGTAGATGAAGTGCTTTGGAGTTAGCTAGTGAGTATTTCTTAGATATTGGTACTCTGCCATGGGGATGAGAAAGAGCCGATGGAGTTGCAGCGCGGACTTTCTCCCCTTGTCATTGTGAGGAATGATCATCTAAGATCTTCTTGGTTCCAAGAGGACTGATATTTTGTTGAATTTCGAATAGTTGTGTGCTTCCTATCCGTTGAAGAAtgacaaaacaaataaaatgaagCTGATAGGTAGCTTGATACCGTATTTATTACCTGGTAGCAGGATGGGGCTCGTGAACTGATTCCTGTGAAACAAGCGGGTATTGGATACGTCTGAGACAATGAGATTGATGAGCCCACAATGCTGGTTTTGTTCCGTGTTGTATTGCTCATCTAGAGATGTGGAAGTTTTAAGGTTGTAGATAAAGAACGAAAGCATGGTactctattttcttttgtgaCTTTTGGGACCCATAATGTACTTCGCTGGGTACTAAAATATGGCCCCAGGAGTGGTCTGCATGAACTTCTTGCAGGGCTGTGCGGTGGTGATCAAGGATTGAAAAGTTTGGATGCTCATATTAGATGTGGGTTTAGACTGGAAATTTGTTCAATCTCTCTTGCCTGCTTAATTTTGGGAGTTAATATGAGGAGTTAgcttaaaaattttcttttaaaatttcggTGCCGGTTGAGTGCTTCCTGCCATGATGAACATATATGGTAGTTAATGTGCAAAACAGTTAATACAGGTTAGGTGCTTAAGGGATAGTCAATGACACATGGCACTACGAATATCTTGGTGCTTGTATAGCTAGATTTTTCTATCTCAGGTTGTTGGTTTGGAAGAGTCCATGATAATAGAGAGGAAATTATCTGGGTGGTGATATGCTGAAGAGAAATGCTGTAGTTTAACTACATATGCTCCTGTAAGACAAAATATGCACACtaaatacttttttctttttgtgcaGGTTTTGTGCTTGACCCTGCAAAGTGTAGTCAGTTGAgcatgaaagaaaaaagagatctTGTTCATCAAATTGCCCAGCAGTCCAATTCCAAGGATGCCTCAGAGATCCTCAGCTCATTTACTCGGAGGGAGCTTCTTGAAATCATATGTGCCGAAATGGGAAAGGAGAGAAAGTACACTGGATTCACAAAGTTCCAAATGATTGAGCATCTAATGAAATTGGTCTCTCTAAAATCAAATGGGAGCAATACTGATATTCCCATTGCTCCCACTATCTCCCCTGGAAACCCAAAACCAGGAGCCAAAAGGCAGAGGAACGAGGATAATCCTGTCCCTAAGGTCTGTGGCAATGTTGCTTGCAAGGCCACCTTAAGCCAAGAGGACACATTTTGCAGGAGATGTTCCTGCTGCATATGCCGAAATTATGATGACAATAAGGATCCGAGTCTGTGGTTGACTTGTGGGTCTGAACCGCCTGATGAAGTCAACTCCTGTGGAATATCTTGCCATCTCAAATGTGCTCTCAGTCACGCGCGGTCTGGCATCGCAAAAAGTGCTGGTAGAAAATTGGACGGAGGCTTGTATTGCGTATCTTGTGGCAAAGTCAATGGCTTGATGGGGTACTAAAGTTCTTTACTTTGAATTCTCTGACATTACAATTGGCTTGGTGCTTACAAGAATAGCTGGTACCATTGTGCTTGGGTAACTATATTCTCTTATGAataatcttttttaaaataggGAATCTTCGTGCTGTAAACAAGGGATTAGCTTTGATATAATAACAGGGGTGGAGGGGTATGTTGTGGGAGGAAATCTAGTTATTCGCCCATATCCTTAttattgctttttttttttgattctTGCTTAATGTTGTTAgttggaaaataaaattatatagatGTAATAATCCCTAGCATAGCAACCTAATACCATAGGTCCACGCAAAGTATGCATGAATATTTGAACATCCAAtgttgatttgttctttattcttttcttgAAAATGTTGAAATTCTTGTTGATTGAGCCTATAATTACTGGAAGCAAGGAGTTCTGATGAAACAGGCGAAACTTTGCAGGCTGTGGAGAAAACAGGTGTTGGTTGCGAAAGAAGCCAGAAGAGTTGATGAGCTGTGTCTTCGTATCTCCCTTGCTGAAAAGATTCTCAAAGGAACCGAAAGATTTAAGGACTTACAAAAGACTGTGAAAGCTGCATCTAAACTACTAAAGGATGAAATCGGGCCAGTTGAATTGGCAGGCACGAGGATGGTCCGAGGTCTTGTCAATCGGCTCTCCTGTGGGGCTGAGGTGCAGAAGTTATGTTCTTCTGCTTTGGAATCTTTTGACTCTACATTTTCTGGGCCACCTCAGGCTGATACTGTTGAAAAGGAGCCACCAAGTATGTCTCTTTCATTCCAGAATCTGACAGCTCTGAGAACAGAAGTATCCCATTAAGTTTACTTGTAGAGCTGCTAGCCTTTTGCTTATGCATACTTTTGCAGGGTTACTAAACTCATTTTAAAGTTGCTAAAATGGAGAAACAAAAGTTTGTTTCTGCATGGTTAATGTTTTACAGCCGTCCATATACGCACTTTGTCTGGAACTGCTTAAAAGGCTCAGAATTTAGTGGCAGTACTATTAGCACGGCCTTCATAATGTCATATAGAAAGGCTGACTGTGACctacatgaacaaatcctagAAATGGTTCCTTTGGTTTCTAACAGTCTATTTGTTGGCTGTCGTCTGAACACTCTTTCTGGAAGGTGCTTTGCATGTAAGCATGAGCACATGTTGCATGATGGAGCTGTGAATCTGAATCAGGAGAGATGAAGTTCAAGGGTACAagtaaaagagagagggaataggaaaattcaattaaattctGAACTGTTAGGGGGGGGCGCTTTCAGCCCTTAATCTATGTGCCTTTAATtcaaaatctctctctctctctctttttttttttttttttttttttctgtgtttCTTCTTTAATCACACGTCCCTTGGTTGTTTTAGCTTGCAGGATCCACTTTGAAGAACTGTCTTCAACCTCAGTTGTTATTGTGCTCGAATATGAAGAATCCCTATTTAGGAACTTCTTGGGCTGCAGGCTCTGGCATCGTGAATATGCTGCCAAGGACTACTCGGAGACCCCCACTTTCATAGTTCTAAGGCCTGAGAAAAGATTCAAGATCACAGGTCTTCTCCCTTTGACTGAGTACTTCTGCAAAGTCTTGATATTTAGCAACTCCTCTGTATTAGGTGTTTGGGAAGCCAAATGGGCAACTCTCGTATCACCGAAATTCACCTCTTTTAAGAGCTTAGCTGAAAACCGGCCGAACCATATTCATTGCCACATGGAATCTTCCAATTCCAGCGAAATCAAATTCGCCCCCAAACAGCTCTATTCACCAGCTCAAAATAATATTTGCCCAATATCATTCTTCCCAACAACTCCAAACAAGCCCAATGAAGAAAAGCACGAGATCCCTGGCTTTGGGTGTAGGAGGCGGACCCAAGAGACTGAATATGACTTCTCTGTTCGGGCAGTCAAGTGGTTGGAGCAGAGAGGGGACATTGATGCGGACTTCAGGGTGAAGTTTCTCACTTGGTTCAGCCTCAAGGCGACGAAGCAGGAGAGGAAGGTTGTCAGCGTTTTTGTTGACACTCTGATTGATGACCCGGAGAGCTTGGCAGGGCAACTCATCCACTCATTCACGGACGAGATATGCTCTTATCGGGATCGGGTCTCTCGGCATGGAGAAAACTTCCGGTGATCCTTTCTTGCCG is a genomic window containing:
- the LOC116204522 gene encoding VIN3-like protein 2 encodes the protein MASSLSGFVLDPAKCSQLSMKEKRDLVHQIAQQSNSKDASEILSSFTRRELLEIICAEMGKERKYTGFTKFQMIEHLMKLVSLKSNGSNTDIPIAPTISPGNPKPGAKRQRNEDNPVPKVCGNVACKATLSQEDTFCRRCSCCICRNYDDNKDPSLWLTCGSEPPDEVNSCGISCHLKCALSHARSGIAKSAGRKLDGGLYCVSCGKVNGLMGLWRKQVLVAKEARRVDELCLRISLAEKILKGTERFKDLQKTVKAASKLLKDEIGPVELAGTRMVRGLVNRLSCGAEVQKLCSSALESFDSTFSGPPQADTVEKEPPTCRIHFEELSSTSVVIVLEYEESLFRNFLGCRLWHREYAAKDYSETPTFIVLRPEKRFKITGLLPLTEYFCKVLIFSNSSVLGVWEAKWATLVSPKFTSFKSLAENRPNHIHCHMESSNSSEIKFAPKQLYSPAQNNICPISFFPTTPNKPNEEKHEIPGFGCRRRTQETEYDFSVRAVKWLEQRGDIDADFRVKFLTWFSLKATKQERKVVSVFVDTLIDDPESLAGQLIHSFTDEICSYRDRVSRHGENFR